A section of the Sceloporus undulatus isolate JIND9_A2432 ecotype Alabama chromosome 3, SceUnd_v1.1, whole genome shotgun sequence genome encodes:
- the EIF1AX gene encoding eukaryotic translation initiation factor 1A, X-chromosomal, whose product MPKNKGKGGKNRRRGKNENESEKRELVFKEDGQEYAQVIKMLGNGRLEALCFDGVKRLCHIRGKLRKKVWINTSDIILVGLRDYQDNKADVILKYNADEARSLKAYGELPEHAKINETDTFGPGDDDEIQFDDIGDDDEDIDDI is encoded by the exons ATGCCCAAGAATAAAG GTAAGGGAGGTAAAAACAGAAGGCGAGGTAAGAATGAGAATGAATCAGAAAAAAGAGAACTGGTGTTCAAAGAAGATGGGCAAG AGTATGCTCAAGTTATCAAGATGTTGGGGAACGGTAGACTGGAAGCATTATGTTTTGATGGTGTAAAGAGGTTATGTCATATCAGAGGAAAATTGAGAAAAAAG GTTTGGATAAATACATCAGATATCATATTGGTGGGATTAAGAGACTACCAG GACAACAAGGCTGATGTAATTCTAAAGTACAATGCAGATGAAGCCAGAAGTCTGAAGGCATATGGAGAGCTCCCAGAGCATG CCAAAATTAATGAAACCGATACATTTGGGCCTGGAGATGATGATGAAATCCAGTTTGATGATATtggggatgatgatgaagatattgatGAT ATCTAA